Part of the Kryptolebias marmoratus isolate JLee-2015 linkage group LG20, ASM164957v2, whole genome shotgun sequence genome, TTCAAAAGTACTAACTCCATACCAGGGCTGTTTTCTGGGGTAAACTTCTACCTTGGTAATCTGTTTTGGCTCAGGTTCCTACAGTGGAAACTAGCCCAGTAAACTACTctggattataaaaaaaacgAGTTCCTGCAGTGAAATCATACATTAATATTGTTGCAGAATAATCAGCAGTGGCCTTTTCAAGATAACACATTTCTCTACCAAAACTTAACtcatttataactttttttgaatacaAAGTGACAGAATGTTCATAATCATAATATTAAGTACCTGTTACGATGCCATCCAGGTTAATGTAAGTAAAGGCTTTCATGCTGAGGGAAGACAAATATCCCTGCaaatcaaaagttaaaaacaatacaagtgAGTGTGCAAATATCATTTACCATCATTTTTGTTgcttggaacaaaaaaaaaaattaacttgtaaaactcttatttaaaaaaaaaaaaaagtcttgcaTTCTCACCTCCAGCCACTCGGTGGCACCAACACTTCCATATTCTCCAGCACTCCAGCTGGCAAACACAATGCTCCTCCTTGGTTTGAATCCATCTGTTGAGGTGGTTAACAGGTGTTTATTtgatcaggaaaaaaacaacgaTTTGTGCACCTTTTTCTATCTTCATACATAACATTCAGAGGGTACGGTCTTCAGTTATAGATACATGAGATGGACAGCATGATTTCAGTCCCGCTCACCATTCTTCACCATGTCTGAGATGGAGCGTGCCAGCTCAACGAGGACGCTGGTGCCAACAGTTGAAGCAGCAAAGCCCGGACCCCACGAGTCCCTCTGGGCACCAAGAACCACATATCGGTCTGAACACAGAGAGAGGACGTTAGCGTTCACACTGTCCTCAACACGCTCTGACTCATCTCCCTTATTAATATAACATTTCATCTTACCTGCATCCACAAAACCTTTGATGACCCCGAACACATTAATGATCTTCTTCTCAGTAGGAACATTGTTGACCTCCACAGTGATTGTATCGTTCTCGTGTCCCAGTTTGTTGTAACTTCCCCATTCTTCAGGTGGATTCTCACCTCCGAGCTGCCTGTGGGATGCAGACCGACACCGTTAGAGCCGAACAACTGAGTTTGTGACAAATATTTGAGGGTCAAATAGACGTTGATATCAGCCGTACCTCAGAATTCTGGTTGCCATGGCTTGTGTGATGGTCTGAGCCAGGATTTGTGGCAGGCCTGAAGACTCCACAGGAGGAAACTGGGTGTGGTTGAAGGAAGGAAAGCCTGGGGTGTAGGGATCCCCTGAGCCCAAATGGACCTGTGGGACAACAACAAGGGAGACGGCAAAACCTACTATTACACCAGGCTGCACTAGAATGGATTTTTAGGATGATGTAAGCAAACTAAGAAGaagattaaatttttttttttgggggggggtacCATGTATCCATCTATATTTATTGTGGACAAGTTTCTAAAGTCAagaatttctaaataaatcGTTTAAACTCAAAATTTAGTTTGTAAACTCAGCAGACCATTAGAAGTTCGCCTAGAGTCCAGAAGAGGGCGCTTTAATATTAGCTTGAATACTGCATGGCCTGCTGGCTAATAGTGTTATAGGATTTTTGTTGCCACACCAAAACATAATTTTCAAAACTGCAACCACTGTTTGGATCcattatttagattttcattCAACCTGCTATTTCTAAATTATTTGGAGTAGCAGAATTAAAAAATTTATGTAATCAACAAATAAGTGGTATAAGGTAGATAATGTTCCGCTGTCCGTAAGTGATTATAATACAACTTTTCAAGTTGTCTATTAATAGACAACCACGTTAACTTCTTGTTTAAAGGGAAAATTATGAAAGATTTCCCCCTTTTCTATGCTTTTATGCAATCCTCAAAACTGAGAAGTGGAAGGTGTTTCGCTTTTTGATTTGCTAGTAATGCTTCCTTAAAACTCAGCATTAACGTGACTAatgcaataatataaaaagttcaaatgttAAAGGAATGTCATGAGTTGTTCAACTGGGGAATCCAAATTGATCATTATTCAAACTTAGAAATCAGCCCTAATTTTAATCTTCAGTGCACTAAATCGTTTCACTAAGGATCAGTTTAAACTTGCTTCACTCACATGTCCATACAGATCAGTTTGATCTCCAAAAGAGTAATCCGTGGGGTCTGGGTAAATCAACACAGCAGAGGCGTTCATTTTGGCAGCATTGGCCACCTGGGAACATAACAtgggaaaaaattaaatacaataaacattacaaatatatatatttttctaaaaacaaaaataatcaggGTTGAAGACTTTTAGAGTAATTTTAAGGGAAAAAGCtccagtttgtgtttctaaagCCACCCACCTTCTCAGCTGGGCTGATCTTTCCGGCTCTGACCAGCATGACTCTGCCGTTCATGTTAACGCTCTTGTCCCGCAGCAACCTAAAGTCACCCTCCTGCCCGTAAGAGGCATACAGCGCTGCACCCTGGACACAGAACAACAACTTGGTTCGTTGCAGGCTTTATTCCAGTTCACTCGCTTTTCTCTCAGTCATTGAACTTGTTACTAACCGTCAGCGATCCAGTCTTGCTGTAGGACAGGAACCCCTTTGGACGCTCCTCTGGCCCATTCTTGTAAACTATCTTGTTAAATCCAGAAACTGGGGGGTCCTGAACCTTAATGAAGTGCTCGTCAGTCCAGATTTTCATGCCAAACTCCTTAAACTTCTGAAACACTTTGTCCCCCAGCATTTCATCTTCAGCACTACCGGCCCGGTGGCTGACTTTAGAAAACTCTCTGCAACAGAACACGAagaaaagtcagttttacacctGCAGAGCAAATACTGAGAGCTTTAAAGGAAGCAGGAGAGCTTTCGAATCACCTGAAGGCACCATCTAATTTAGGGGCTGTTAGTTTCTGAGCGAGGAGCTTTTTGACGTCATCCCAGTCCATCAGAGGAGCAGCACCGGTCTCACGGCCAACAGCTTCTTCAAAGGGGCGAACAGAGGGCGCGCAGACAGGAGCCACGTCTCTTTTCCGATGGGCCACGTAGCCAATCAAATACCCTGAAAGGATCATTGGATTCAGTTTAGGAGAAGCCACAATATGAACACATATCACCATGAAAGAGGCTCAACAACAGGTGCAAGTTAATCGCAGCAAAAGTCAGTCAGTATCTGGAGATGTGACACAAATCGCCCAagacagttttaaatgttttgcagcaTTCAGGATGTGAGCCTTACATCTCATGTTGTTAAtagctgcttttatttagcGCCATGTGGCAGCCCTTAGAAGAGCATCTGGATGATTTGACGCCTTTCTCTTACCAATGATGAAGACGAGGAGAGCAGTGGCTGCCATGAAGCAGAGGTTCTTCGGGGTGCGCTTAAACCTTTGAACGATGTGGGGTCTGCCGTTGGAGGTGTGGTTGAGGTGGTCTCCCGTCCCATTTTCCCTGACCTCCTCGTCCATGTCCGAGGACAGCTTCATCTCCACCTGGCTGTTGTCTCCTTCCAtgttttgggtcaaattgaATCGGGTGTAGGAGTGAGGCTCCCCGTTAAACTGTTCaagacaacaacaataacaagaGGTCAGAACGCATGTCTTCCGCTGAACACGATTTAAGAACCTGAATCCTGTGTTGGCCCTTGCATCTACTGCAGGAAGGAAACAGACTACAGTCAGGTATGCCAATTCAAAATCACTAAGCTTTTTATCTGGTGCAGGACTTAAGTTTCATTGCTTATGGAAACACCCTAACCTTTTCCCTTGACAGTTCCAAGAAGCTCCAGGGAACTTCCATAATCAGTTCCCAACCCCCCCCTCTTGTAAATGTCGTTCTTGcccctttaacctttgacctctcctGTCCTAAAGCTGTGGTCTCTTCATACACTACAAACACAACAGTTAATATGGTCTTGTCTGGGTTCAGAGCTGACCTCTAAAATGAGGACGTATTAAATCATTGAACTTTATGGGTCATTTTTATTCTATACGGgttcatttggtttattttccaagaagaaaataaatgataaattagGTTTCTAACATAGTCTTCTCAGAGGTGGCAACGATTTCATCCTATTAAAAGGGAGAGCAAGCTTTGGTGGATTTAGGCTGTAACATTAGTTGTAGTACTTACAATTTTGGAGATTGTTGACCTTGCTTGGTCCATGGCTTCTTCTTAGGACtcttcaaaaaaaggaaaaagaaaataaagcaaaaatcatACAGTCTTTTGACTATAGACCTTAAAAAGCCACAAGCTAATATATAACCATGAAGCTTTATATTCttaagaggcaaaaaaaaactgcaggtgGAGTATTAATTAGATTTTCCGTGTTCTTTCCAGTGTGTAACATGTTCCCGTTGGAGTGTGGGAGTATCTAAAGAAACACGCCCCACCTCTTGCCAAAACATCCACTTGGCTTCCTGTGCAGCCAGCATCCCGTGCCCTGCACAGGTGAGCAGACTCCATGCGCCGATGTGAACTCCGTCACCAGCATTGGATAGGAACGGACTTGCTTCCCACAAAGCCTCAGTGCTAAAAGGCAGGCCAAACCAAGCAAGGTCTCAGCTGCACAAGCGAACAAGGGTGGAAATTCAAGTCCTCTTTAGGTTTTCTTTAATACTGTGATCCACAGCAAATGCAGTGAGAGCCCAGTGTGTGATCGTCCACAGGGGGAGGTCTGCTCAGCGCGCGTTAGCAGCGAACATTCAGCACAATGACTACTCTAGATGTCATGAGTTTTGCACAACTCCTAAACATACCGTCTACCTCCCCCAAGAACTGAAATGATGCTACATTATAGAATTTCTGACTAAGCAAATTTTCGTTATTTGCCAGCATTCAGCCTTTTCGtggccttcagctgctgcttttcactGCTGGCTGAGGACTGCAGGGATCAAGAAGTCAAAACAGGACTGGCTTATCAAATTTAAAACGTCCTTTTGTTTTGAGAGCTTTCACACGTGCAACCGAGTGAAGGACGGAGTTCCTGCGAAAACGGGCTGCTGCAACAAAGATGCCAAAATTCCTAGCTCACTGCGGTGAAGAACCTCAGAATATTACCcaacattttgtgtttctacACACAGTTGTTAGTGTTCAGTGAAGGTTTTCAAAGGGGatgttaaaaacactaaaattgcAGCATGCGTTTTCCTCCAAGTGTCATTTTTCACATCTTCCAGCATAAAGTGATTCAAAAACTAGCTGTTTAAGTCTCAgttatgtagtttgtttttcatagaAATCATGAGAGGAACAGTTTTtcctaaaatagcacaaattgCTTAACATAGTCCGATGTCAGCAGACAAGAtgatgtgactgctgccagtcATGGCCTCCTTAATCATGACTGACCctgagaaaagaacaaaaatacttcCTCATTTTATCAAATATATTAGTTAGCAATAACCCTAGTGGGTGACAGTGTTTAACCCTCTCTGTACACATGGACTAGATGTCCAAGGGACAAGCCTTATAGCCACAACAACTGAACTTTGAATTGAACAAACAGTTGAAAGTACCGCTTTGTTGCCAGGAACTTCAGTAAACCTCCATAGTTTAATTTGGCTCACCGTATTATATATAGTATATGTGTAGATGTGCATTGCTATATATTATAGGTGCATAGTGTTCTTTTTCATCTCAACCTTTCCTATATTGAGCTGCAGTAATGTGCAAATTTCCCCattgtgggatcaataaagttcatCTAATCTTAAGTCATTAACTCAatattaaactataaaaaaaaggaataaaccaaacaaaaacatgccgGTGTGAGCATATTGAGCCAATATGAAACTTGAGAGATGCCCAAACAGCCATGGTATGAGGAGGGCTCGCTCTAAACGAACaaacatttaagatggccgacCTGTCCGCACAAAGGctttgccttaaaaaaaactccaaaaacaagATGTATATAAAAGATTGAACATAGTCCAATCAAATCAAAAGAGGATGCAGCCGTGCTCTGGAAACACTTTGGTTATTTTAGGCACGGTCAAGCACAGCTAAGTTTAGAACATGAGGTGGTGGAGGACGACCTGGACTTCCATGACCTGCAGAGGGACCGGGGGAGACAATACTGCAAAGCTGTTCTGTTCTTGTCCAAAGGACCACAAGTGGAACAAACGAGAAGCCCTAGAGGTTGCTTGTTTGTGGCCTTCCTTGTACACTTTGGGTAGGCCTTTAGAAACCGATAGCAAGCGAGGATTAGTTCCTGTGTAAAAACAACTGGCCTTTAAACAAGGGCAGAGCCATTTCTATAATCTTACATACCAAACGTACCAGACTTTAGCAGAACTAATTCTTTAATCAGATTAACAAGTTCTCTTTTAGATGTAGAAATCTATGGATTATATTTGAAATGCaatccaaacagaaaaatgcaaacgCTGGGAAAACATCCCAACTACACTGACTGCCGGTTCTTCGGACATAAGAGGCGCTGCCTTTACTTCACCTTTATCCAAGACTTTGTGGGACACGTGTGTGCAAGACTGATAGGGGGACACAAAGTCAGTCACGCCCTTGAAAGGGTGGACACGCCGCACTAAAGCGCTGAGCGACCAGCCGTTCTCACCCATTATCAAGCTTTTATTCCCCCTCTCAAAATACCGCAGGACgattgttaatttaaaaaaaaaaaatctttgttttcgaAAAGACGTGCACAAGTTCGACTTCAAGGATGGCTCCAACATATTTGACCTCTGAAAGgtcaaatatgtttaaaaatcagactcaacggcagcaaaaaaaaaaaataaataaataaattaaaactgcttTGAGAAAAACCCACCACTTGGCTGCACTTAGCAAATGCCCAAGCACTTTAAGAATAGTATTTAAGTTTAATAATACACTCTGCTGTTACTACAATAGGCCTAGTTGTCTGACATAACATATCGATGATGATCTCTGCAGTGTCTCGTAAAGTTAGGTGACAAGATTTCATCAAATAAACATTGCTTCACAATCAATTACTTAGTGACAAAAcctttttcctcccttcttATTTAGGGAAGAACTGCACCCAGGTGAATTCCCTTGAGTCACATACTCAAATGCTAAACACTCAGGTGAGTACCTCGTCTAACCAGGAGCAGAAACACTTATCGATGGTAATGACGCTGATGTTCAGCGTGttgaagagaaaacacaaccaTATACAGAAACTTAATGACAGCTGCAGAGCAACAAAGCGATCTCCAACAAATCAATAAGTTTCCTGTAAGATTAGAAGGTCATCTTCCTCCTTGAAACAAAGCAAGCAGGACAGAAACACCCAGAATAGACCCCCCTTCTGGTGCTCtgagctgcatttaaaaaaaaaaaatagatgaagcCTGTACAGTGTTATTCATACACAAATATACTAAGACAGaccaatttaaaaatgactaaatgtatTTAACGTTGACATTAATCTTAGTAACCTTGACAGAAGTTTTAAAAGAGGAAACTAAATATATTTCAACAAATCTCACAGATGTCTTGCGGCACAGCTTTTGCAACAGTCGAGGCGCTCTGTCTTTGTTGGGCTGGAGATAAAAAGGTAAAGTGAGACAGAAACCGATGACGAAGAAACCCAAAGGGACATgagtgtgcaagtgtgtgtgtgtgtgtgtgtgtgtgtgtgcgcgcgcggaGGGGGTACTATAGGAGGAGCATGAAAAGAGGGGATGAAAGATGTCAGAGGTGAGTAGGACTCATTGTGCGGTGGTGGATCATGTGAGAGTCACACTGGGGAAAAGCTTAAACTCTGGGAAAGGCGCAGAAATGGTACAAGGAGGCAGGCAAATTCTGCTCCTTAGGCCTGCAAATGTACgcaaaaaacagcaataagttattaattaaaaataaaaaaataaaaatcagcaacaGCTGCAGACGTTCTCGTCTGCCTTGTCAGACAGAAATGATGATTTTGTATCAGCTTTATGCATTTTAATCTTGTTAACAAATAAATGCCGACCACGTCCAGATGGAAACACTGGAGATATCACTTTAACAACCAAATTACAaccaaaaaaagtttgattttcatGTGGAAgtgtaaacataaaaattatCAATATGGCCAAGTTCACCTTGACAGTCAAAACTTAGAGCCTTGGTAACAACTATTTTATTACCCTGATTTGTCATCGTGAGCAAATTTAGAGAATATCTCTTAAGTAACTCGCAGCATCAGATCAATGTTAGTTAAATTAAACATCTGGAAGTTTTGGTTCCAGCTGTGGATATTGTGGTTAAGATATATTTTGCCTGCCAGTGGAGGCACTGACTGGGGTTACCTCTGCGTGTGAGAGAAACAGGGTGAGTTTTCCACCTGAGCAGATCAATAATTTCATAATATCAGTGAGCAGGATCTGTTGAACGTGACTGCAGGCGCCCCTCGTTATGGCGTCCTTGCTGCATTGGCAATGAGACACTGCACGGCTCACATATCAATGAAGAAACGTGTTTTACAGCGGAAGTGACAGGTGGAGCAGGGGTCACCTGCT contains:
- the LOC108238324 gene encoding transferrin receptor protein 1-like; the protein is MDQARSTISKIFNGEPHSYTRFNLTQNMEGDNSQVEMKLSSDMDEEVRENGTGDHLNHTSNGRPHIVQRFKRTPKNLCFMAATALLVFIIGYLIGYVAHRKRDVAPVCAPSVRPFEEAVGRETGAAPLMDWDDVKKLLAQKLTAPKLDGAFREFSKVSHRAGSAEDEMLGDKVFQKFKEFGMKIWTDEHFIKVQDPPVSGFNKIVYKNGPEERPKGFLSYSKTGSLTGAALYASYGQEGDFRLLRDKSVNMNGRVMLVRAGKISPAEKVANAAKMNASAVLIYPDPTDYSFGDQTDLYGHVHLGSGDPYTPGFPSFNHTQFPPVESSGLPQILAQTITQAMATRILRQLGGENPPEEWGSYNKLGHENDTITVEVNNVPTEKKIINVFGVIKGFVDADRYVVLGAQRDSWGPGFAASTVGTSVLVELARSISDMVKNDGFKPRRSIVFASWSAGEYGSVGATEWLEGYLSSLSMKAFTYINLDGIVTGRNGFKVAGSPLLHTLIKNALNEVKNNGNSLAKQFARSGWETNILETMKMDNAAYPFLAFSGIPSMSFRFTSGNKDYQYFGTMLDTQEKLNAATSGQISQLAVAAGQFAGQIALRLVHDHLLQMDLMKYNEIIRSNVVKINLKAKQVQRMQPKLFPKALTVQWLIRASGSYSRASSNLARDIENSNLDDIEMCRTINDRIMTVERNFLSPYISPRETPFRHILLGSGSHTLKALVSHLDAFKTDNSDADSNLFRNQFALMTWTIQGCANSLAGDIWALDNEI